TTTGCGATTAATTTGATCGCAACATCTCCAAATGCGATTGTAGTAAGTAATACGGCATTTATTTTTACATCTATTATTGTATTAACTGCCGGAACTACTTTTGTAATGTGGCTTGGCGAGAGGATCACGGATCGCGGAATTGGGAACGGTATTTCTTTGATTATTATGATCGGGATTATAGCCGTACTTCCTCAAAACCTGATCAATGAGATTACCACAAAGAACAACGCAATTATTGTTATCGTAGAACTTGCCGGACTTGGACTTGTCATTGCATCTTGTGTGTTGTTAACACAGGGAGTTCGAAAAATTCCGGTACAATATGCAAAGCGTGTTGTTGGCCGAAAAGTTTACGGCGGAACCACACAGTACTTGCCATTGCGTGTAAATGCGGCTGGTGTTATGCCGATTATTTTCGCACAATCTATCATGTTTATTCCAAGTACAATCGGGACCTTTTTTCCTGAGAACCAAACTGTTCAGTGGTTAACAGCTTGGTCTGCAGATTTTACCGGAATTACATATTCAGTCATTTTCTTTATTGTCTGTGTGTTCTTTACGTTTTTCTATACGGCAATAGCCATCAACCCGAAAGAGATGGCGGATACCATGAAGCGCCAGGGAGGATTTATTCCCGGCGTAAGACCAGGCAAGCAGACTGTAGAATTTATTGACAATATTTTGACAAAAATTACGTTGCCTGGTTCTTTGTTTCTCTCTTTTGTAGCGATTTTACCTGCAATTGTAGCGAGAATGGGAGTTACTCCCGGATTTGCACTGTTTTACGGTGGAACCAGTTTATTAATTATTGTTGGTGTTGCATTAGATACGCTCCAGCAGGTAGAGAGCCATCTGATGATGAGACACTACGACGGATTTATGAAATCCGGGAAAATTAAAGGCAGACGAAGAGCTTAATGATTTTTCTGAAAAGTGAATCTGAAATTAAAAAGATGCGGGTAGCTGCTCAGTTAGTGTCCAGAACACTGGCCGAAGT
This sequence is a window from Rhodohalobacter sp. 614A. Protein-coding genes within it:
- the secY gene encoding preprotein translocase subunit SecY; amino-acid sequence: MSLIENFRNIFKIEDLRNRILYVVGILLVYRLGSYVTMPGVDATMLTQQTGNASDLLGLFDLFVGGAFSRAGVFALGIMPYITAAIIIQLMGAAVPYFQKLQREGEEGRRKINRLTRYGTVGITAVQAIGFAINLIATSPNAIVVSNTAFIFTSIIVLTAGTTFVMWLGERITDRGIGNGISLIIMIGIIAVLPQNLINEITTKNNAIIVIVELAGLGLVIASCVLLTQGVRKIPVQYAKRVVGRKVYGGTTQYLPLRVNAAGVMPIIFAQSIMFIPSTIGTFFPENQTVQWLTAWSADFTGITYSVIFFIVCVFFTFFYTAIAINPKEMADTMKRQGGFIPGVRPGKQTVEFIDNILTKITLPGSLFLSFVAILPAIVARMGVTPGFALFYGGTSLLIIVGVALDTLQQVESHLMMRHYDGFMKSGKIKGRRRA